From a single Canis aureus isolate CA01 chromosome 5, VMU_Caureus_v.1.0, whole genome shotgun sequence genomic region:
- the TMEM54 gene encoding transmembrane protein 54 isoform X3 — MCLRLGGLNVADFRKVLMKTGLVLVVLGHVSFIAAALLHGTVLRYVTAPHDAVALQYCVVNIVSVTSAIVVITSGIAAIVLSRYLPSVPLRWTVFSSSVACALLSLTCALGLLASIAVTFATQGRALLAACTFGSPELLVLVPDCPFDPTRIYSSSLCLWGISLVLCVAESVFAVRCAQLTHQLLELRPWWGKSSHRMMQESPEPVEGRDLLSCTSSEPLTL; from the exons ATGTGTCTGCGCCTGG GTGGCCTGAATGTGGCTGACTTCCGGAAGGTGCTGATGAAGACAgggctggtgctggtggtgctgggcCACGTGAGCTTCATTGCAGCCGCTCTACTCCATGGCACCGTGCTGCGCTACGTGACTGCCCCGCACGATGCTGTGGCCCTGCAGTACTGCGTGGTCAACATCGTCTCTGTCACTTCTGCCATCGTG GTCATCACATCAGGCATTGCAGCCATCGTGTTGTCACGCTACCTCCCCAGCGTCCCCCTG CGCTGGACAGTGTTTAGCTCGAGTGTGGCATGTGCCCTTCTGTCTCTGACCTGTGCTCTGGGCCTCTTGGCCTCGATCGCTGTGACGTTTGCCACCCAGGGCCGTGCACTGCTGGCTGCCTGCACTTTTGGAAGCCCCGAATTGCTAGTACTGGTGCCTGACTGTCCCTTCGACCCCACACGCATTTAT AGCTCCAGCCTGTGCCTCTGGGGCATTTCGCTAGTTCTCTGCGTGGCAGAGAGTGTGTTTGCTGTACGCTGTGCCCAGCTCACCCACCAGCTGCTGGAACTGAGGCCGTGGTGGGGAAAAAGCAGCCACCGCATG ATGCAGGAGAGCCCAGAGCCTGTGGAGGGCCGTGACCTGCTGAGCTGTACCAGTTCTGAGCCGCTGACTCTCTGA
- the TMEM54 gene encoding transmembrane protein 54 isoform X2: MSPTLSQMVSGLPGGLNVADFRKVLMKTGLVLVVLGHVSFIAAALLHGTVLRYVTAPHDAVALQYCVVNIVSVTSAIVVITSGIAAIVLSRYLPSVPLRWTVFSSSVACALLSLTCALGLLASIAVTFATQGRALLAACTFGSPELLVLVPDCPFDPTRIYSSSLCLWGISLVLCVAESVFAVRCAQLTHQLLELRPWWGKSSHRMMQESPEPVEGRDLLSCTSSEPLTL, from the exons ATGAGCCCAACCCTGAGCCAGATGGTGTCTGGGCTGCcag GTGGCCTGAATGTGGCTGACTTCCGGAAGGTGCTGATGAAGACAgggctggtgctggtggtgctgggcCACGTGAGCTTCATTGCAGCCGCTCTACTCCATGGCACCGTGCTGCGCTACGTGACTGCCCCGCACGATGCTGTGGCCCTGCAGTACTGCGTGGTCAACATCGTCTCTGTCACTTCTGCCATCGTG GTCATCACATCAGGCATTGCAGCCATCGTGTTGTCACGCTACCTCCCCAGCGTCCCCCTG CGCTGGACAGTGTTTAGCTCGAGTGTGGCATGTGCCCTTCTGTCTCTGACCTGTGCTCTGGGCCTCTTGGCCTCGATCGCTGTGACGTTTGCCACCCAGGGCCGTGCACTGCTGGCTGCCTGCACTTTTGGAAGCCCCGAATTGCTAGTACTGGTGCCTGACTGTCCCTTCGACCCCACACGCATTTAT AGCTCCAGCCTGTGCCTCTGGGGCATTTCGCTAGTTCTCTGCGTGGCAGAGAGTGTGTTTGCTGTACGCTGTGCCCAGCTCACCCACCAGCTGCTGGAACTGAGGCCGTGGTGGGGAAAAAGCAGCCACCGCATG ATGCAGGAGAGCCCAGAGCCTGTGGAGGGCCGTGACCTGCTGAGCTGTACCAGTTCTGAGCCGCTGACTCTCTGA
- the TMEM54 gene encoding transmembrane protein 54 isoform X4 — protein sequence MEQPGLSKEESSLFLGCAGGLNVADFRKVLMKTGLVLVVLGHVSFIAAALLHGTVLRYVTAPHDAVALQYCVVNIVSVTSAIVVITSGIAAIVLSRYLPSVPLRWTVFSSSVACALLSLTCALGLLASIAVTFATQGRALLAACTFGSPELLVLVPDCPFDPTRIYMQESPEPVEGRDLLSCTSSEPLTL from the exons ATGGAGCAGCCTGGGCTGTCCAAAGAGGAGAGTTCCTTGTTCCTGGGGTGTGCAG GTGGCCTGAATGTGGCTGACTTCCGGAAGGTGCTGATGAAGACAgggctggtgctggtggtgctgggcCACGTGAGCTTCATTGCAGCCGCTCTACTCCATGGCACCGTGCTGCGCTACGTGACTGCCCCGCACGATGCTGTGGCCCTGCAGTACTGCGTGGTCAACATCGTCTCTGTCACTTCTGCCATCGTG GTCATCACATCAGGCATTGCAGCCATCGTGTTGTCACGCTACCTCCCCAGCGTCCCCCTG CGCTGGACAGTGTTTAGCTCGAGTGTGGCATGTGCCCTTCTGTCTCTGACCTGTGCTCTGGGCCTCTTGGCCTCGATCGCTGTGACGTTTGCCACCCAGGGCCGTGCACTGCTGGCTGCCTGCACTTTTGGAAGCCCCGAATTGCTAGTACTGGTGCCTGACTGTCCCTTCGACCCCACACGCATTTAT ATGCAGGAGAGCCCAGAGCCTGTGGAGGGCCGTGACCTGCTGAGCTGTACCAGTTCTGAGCCGCTGACTCTCTGA
- the TMEM54 gene encoding transmembrane protein 54 isoform X1, whose amino-acid sequence MEQPGLSKEESSLFLGCAGGLNVADFRKVLMKTGLVLVVLGHVSFIAAALLHGTVLRYVTAPHDAVALQYCVVNIVSVTSAIVVITSGIAAIVLSRYLPSVPLRWTVFSSSVACALLSLTCALGLLASIAVTFATQGRALLAACTFGSPELLVLVPDCPFDPTRIYSSSLCLWGISLVLCVAESVFAVRCAQLTHQLLELRPWWGKSSHRMMQESPEPVEGRDLLSCTSSEPLTL is encoded by the exons ATGGAGCAGCCTGGGCTGTCCAAAGAGGAGAGTTCCTTGTTCCTGGGGTGTGCAG GTGGCCTGAATGTGGCTGACTTCCGGAAGGTGCTGATGAAGACAgggctggtgctggtggtgctgggcCACGTGAGCTTCATTGCAGCCGCTCTACTCCATGGCACCGTGCTGCGCTACGTGACTGCCCCGCACGATGCTGTGGCCCTGCAGTACTGCGTGGTCAACATCGTCTCTGTCACTTCTGCCATCGTG GTCATCACATCAGGCATTGCAGCCATCGTGTTGTCACGCTACCTCCCCAGCGTCCCCCTG CGCTGGACAGTGTTTAGCTCGAGTGTGGCATGTGCCCTTCTGTCTCTGACCTGTGCTCTGGGCCTCTTGGCCTCGATCGCTGTGACGTTTGCCACCCAGGGCCGTGCACTGCTGGCTGCCTGCACTTTTGGAAGCCCCGAATTGCTAGTACTGGTGCCTGACTGTCCCTTCGACCCCACACGCATTTAT AGCTCCAGCCTGTGCCTCTGGGGCATTTCGCTAGTTCTCTGCGTGGCAGAGAGTGTGTTTGCTGTACGCTGTGCCCAGCTCACCCACCAGCTGCTGGAACTGAGGCCGTGGTGGGGAAAAAGCAGCCACCGCATG ATGCAGGAGAGCCCAGAGCCTGTGGAGGGCCGTGACCTGCTGAGCTGTACCAGTTCTGAGCCGCTGACTCTCTGA